GACATTTTTGTACTGacagaagaaaaataaaacatgTTAAGACATTGAGAATTGAACTGTTCAATAATAAGTGAGAAATTATTCAAAGCACTACAATACAAATAGTTCATATTGCAAGAAAAAGTCACCAGAAAACTGGAACTTATTCAGAACAATCAAATTTCTCCAAAAAATGCTATCCCCAAAGTTTCAAAGCCACAAATGACTGCAATCCTTATCCACCACACAGAATTCATTCGGTTCACATATTTGAACaagttatacattttaaattcaaatTTAGGAAATCATTTTGCCCTCTCCTGACTGATACTTAATAATTCTCCTAAAGAGTTCACcgttaaatgtattttaatttagAATTATGCTTattacaattttatttttcagTACTACAGAATTATTGAACTATTCTATTGCAATTCTGGCACAAGAGCTCAAGGTACTGCATATTATGCAAGGTTGGGAAAAGAAATAAAAGGATTGGGAGGGTGAGCTGTAGAGGAAAACAAGAGAAAATAAACGAGGCATGTAGGGGGAAATCTAAGTCGAGATTGTTTTCTTCCTTGATTCAGCTCGACCGCGAAAGCCAGTGAGTATCTGCAATTCCAGACATTACATCAATTCATCGCTTCCTTTCTCCCCCACCTGAAGGATCAGATATCTCCAGCCCAAACCCCAAAGCCTTTAAAACTAATGTTCAAAaagggctgcagatgctgaaattttgaAAAGAGAACACAGTGGCAGAGTTAATGCAGCAGGTAGAAGACCTTTGGCCAGTTGCGATGCatcccacagacactgcctgacctggagagtttccagcattttctgaaacgAAACTGGGTCATTGATGGTAGGAGCAAGAGAACAGAACACATTCATGCAACTACCTTCCTCACCTCCCCacgccccttccccccccccacgccacccCTTGGCTCCTTACCCCACTGTGCGCCTCAACTTCCTTTCTTCCCCCACCTTTtattcttccccctccactccctctcaccttcctttctcccctccctctatcGCACCTCTCCCCTTTCCATATCCTTCCTCTCCTTCCATACTCTTCTCTCCCCCACTTTCTatacccttcctctcccccctcacccttctctctctccatccatccacgCACCCACCTCTctccaacccccacccacccttctctctcccacccacacGCCCACCCTCTGCCCTatccacacctccccacccctttaCCTATCCTTTCTctcacctccccttctctctcccctttctacaCTGATGAgagaaaacattatgaccacctgccttatctgctgttggtcctccgtgtgcactctgaccggtctgcggctacgcagccccatactcaacagggtgcgatgcactgtgtgttgtgacacattcctcccgtgaccaccattaaatttttctgtgacttgtgccacggtagaccttctgtcagttcggaccagacgggatagccttcgttgtcctcgtgcatcgatgagccttgggcgcccaacaccctgtcgccggtttgtggtttgtccctcctcggaccactgtcggtaggtactcaccactgctgaccgggagcaccccacaagccttgccgttttagagatgctctgacccagtcgtctggccataacaatttggcccttggcaaagtcgctcaggtctttactcctgcccatttctcctgtatccaacacatcaacatcaagaactgactgttatagacaataggtgcaggaggcggccattcggcccttcaagccagcaccaccattcaatgtgatcatggctgatcattctcaatcagtaccctgttcgtgccttctccccataccccctgactccgctatccttaagagctctatccagctctctcttgaatgcattcagagaattggcctccactgccttctgaggcagagaattccacagatttacaactctctgactgaaaaagtttttcctcatctcagttctaaatggcctaccccttattcttaaactgtggccccttgttctggactcccccaacattgggaacatgtttcctgcctctaacgtgtccaaccccttaataatcttatacgtttcgataagatctcctctcatccttctaaattccagtgtatacaagcctagtcgctccagtctttcaacatatgatagtcccgccattccggaaattaacctagtaaacctacgctgcacgccctcaatagcaagaatatccttcctcaaatttggagaccaaaactgcacacacacagtaccccaggtgcggtctcactcgggccctgtacaactgcagaaggacctctttgctcctatactcaactcctcttgttatgaaagccaacattccattggctttcttcactgcctgctgtacctgcatgcttcctttcagtgactgatgcacaaggacacccagatctccttgtacgtcccctgttcctaacttgacaccattcagataatactctgccttcctattcttaccaccaaagtggataacctcacacttatccacattaaacggcacttgctgccttatatatcccacccattgacaggtgccattgctaCAAGATAATCAATTTTATTCACGTCACCtatcagtggtcgtaatgttttggctcatcgatgTTTGTCCTTCCTCTCACCCTTTTCTGCCCCTTCTCCAATCTCTCACCCTCCTCACTACCTTTCCCTTCACCACCTTCTCCTGTCTCCGCCccacctttctctctccccccatctctcccgtCCCCcacctttctctcctcccccacctttctctcccctccccctccccccacccctcccccaccccaaccccacccccaccccctcccaaacAACGAACAGCAAATGCTGCGACCGGcgccctcccatcccacaaccatTATATTCTCCTTCCACGCGGTAAACAAGTGACTGGATTGCCAATAAAGAGGGcgcttattttcatttattttctttctctcactcactctctcacccaccgGTTCCTCTCGCCGCCACTGAAGCGCAGAACCATCAACCAAAACCAGTAACCATGTAAGCAGAGCACCGAACCACCACAGCCGAATATCGGCACCGTCACACAGCGCcgcgccccgccccctccccggacagccccgcccctccccaGACCCCGCCCCATTGGCCGCACGCAGCCCGCCCCGGCCTCCCATTGGCCGGTCCCGCCAAACCTCCTGTCGCTCTTTACCCCCGCATATTATTTCGACCCGGCATGCAACGCGACGGCGGCGGGAGGCGCGTCCTAGCAACCGGCGGTTGTCGTCGTCCAGCCGGGAGCTGCAGTCGTCTTGGCGCCGGCCATGCGGTCAGTCCTTCAGCCATCCCTCGTTgtaaggagtataagaaaataactgcagatgctggtacaaatcgaaggtattcatttacaaaatgctggagtaactcagcaggtcaggcagcatctcaggagagaaggaatgggtgagatgctgcctgacctgctgagttactccagcattttgtgaataaatctcgtTGTAAGGAGGATCACAagtgatagcagtagaattaggccattcggccagtcaggtccactccaccattcaatcatggctgatctatctcccccctcccaaaaatcccattcccctgctttctccacatgggctcttccccccccccccccccccctcactccctctccttccctaacccctccctcactcagagcaagaggtacagaagtgctaAAAGGTTTAGGAAATCTTTGGCGTGTTTATATGTTTATGTTTAGTTCAGCTTAAATAGTttaaacgcggaaacaggccctttggcccaccgagtctgtgctgaccagcgatcaccgcacaccaacactatcctacacacaccggggacaattttacattttataccaaaccaattaacctagaatcTGATTATCTCTGCTgttaaaaaatatcaattgacttggcctccacagccttctgtggtaatgagttccacagattcacaactctgactaaagaatttcctacAATTCCcagatgtccccaacaactctcaccaatttctacagatgcgctgtagaatgcattttatcgggatgcaacacagcatggtttggaaacagctctgtcCAGGAACACAAgaaatttgcagagaattgtggatgcagcccagatcatcatacaaaccaacctcccttccattgactctatttatgcctcactttgcctcggcaaggccagcggcataatcaaggatgagtctcaccccgaatactccctctcctcccctctccaatcaggcaagaggtatagaagtgtgaaaatgtacacctccaggttcagggacagtttcttccctgctgttattaggcaattcaaccatcctatcagcaactagagagcagtcctaaactaaGGCGGTCGTCTTTGCTTTGGTATAGACAGCCAAGCACCAGCGATTCCATCAATTCATTCCTGGAGGAGATTGGATgagtttgagtttggtttagattattgtcacatgtaccaaggtacagtgaaaagcttttgttgtgtgctaagctcccccccccccccgtcagcaTTAAGacaatcatgattacaatcgagctgtccacagcgtataaatacatgataaagggagtaacgttcaTAATGTGACTCAATTGTAAATCAtgccttgtctttccgctgactggttagtacgcaacaaaagcttttcaccgtaccttggtacatgtgacaataatctaaaccaaactcaaactcATCCAATCTCACCgcacagacgactgggtcagagcatctctgaaacggcaaggcttgtggggtgctcccggtcagcagtggtgagtacctaccgacagtggtccgaggagggacaaaccacaaaccggtgacagggtttTGGTCGCCCAAGGcttatcgatgcgcgagggcaatgaaggctatcccgtctggtccgaaccgacagaaggtctactgtggcacaagtcacagaaaattttaatggtggtcacgggaggaatgtgtcacaatacacagtgcattgcaccctgctgcgtatgggactgcacatggaggaccaacagcatattaggcaggtggtcataatgttttggctcatcaggtcataatgttgtaGTTGATCGGTGTATATAACCAGCCACAGTAGCCAGAGAAAAGGCATAGTAATATGGCCACATGGATAGTCCTCGGATTTACAATTTCCTTCATAAGTCTGGGATAAAATGTACAGAAATATTCCTGCATAGGCTaaaacaattgtaccaagccccTGAAAGAGTCAATTGTACCGAATACGTCAAGAATCTACCAACTTCCAGCTGTCCTGAATGGCAGAGCTTCTCACTCTTGTATTAAATAAAGGAAGGCCATAACGTCCACCAGAGGAGGAAATATGCTAATCAACACACCTCAGAATGGAGAATGCACACACTTcattcagtagtttagtttagtttggagatacagcgtggaaacaggcccttcggcccactgattccgcgccgacttgcgatccccacacactgacactatcctacacgcgagagacaattttacatttataccaagccaattaacctaaaaacctgtacgtctttggagtgttggaggaaactggagcttcccgggggaaatccacacaggtcacggagagaacgtacaaacgccatacaaacaagcacctctagtcaggattgaacccgggtctctgtgcactgtaaggcatcagctctaccgctgcgccaccgtgacgcccaacaTACGGATCTAGTTAGTAAGGATCTACTGTTTCTACTTAAGTGAAGATAAACCATGTTTAACATTAGCTTCCAAATGAGCAAATGCCTGCCACAAGGGATATGGCTACACTTAGGCGAGTGGGGACTAGATTAGATGCAGCATCATGGTGGACATAGACcagttggctgaaggacctgtttggcTAAAATTACTCCACTTCTCAAACCAGCCATTGTAAAAAGAAGACTACAATTAATAGCCCACAGGAGTTTAAATATACCGAATCCACTGGTCCACTGCAATAATGACATCCTCAAAATCTTCCAGTCAATGCTAAATCcatgtacaaacaaggaactgcagatgctggtttataccaaagatagatacaacgtgctggagtaactaattccaatgttctatagattcaggatcagttccagtgGATTTGAGGggaactaatgttatcccacttttcaagaaaagagtgagagagaaaacggggaattatagaccagttcgcctgacatcggtggtgaggaagatgctggagtcaattattaaagaagtaataacggcgcatttagatagcagtaaaaggattggtccaagtcagcatggattcatgaaggggaaatacaccatgtacaccagtcattcAAAGTAAACAtgcaagtgcagcaggcagtgaagaaagctaatggcatgttgtccttcataacgagaggatttgagtagaggagttaaaaaggtccttctgcagttgtatagggccctggtgagaccacatctgaagtattgtgtgcagttttggtctgttaatttgaggaaggacatccttgctgttgaggcagtgcagcgtagcttcacaaggttaattcccgggatggtgggactgtcatacgaggaaagattgtaaTGCCccttttttactttgaaatgcacttaaagaggcttgaaactggtaattttgtgtgtagatTTTCAATTTTTTTCCGTTTTTTGGCCCCCACGTTccttttccctctccactgataaCCCAGGTATAACAGCTTCATGTGCAGTCTCAGGAAATGTAGTGTCTCTTCTttatctccaccccccctcccattgtTCAAGCCACAGATACTTCCCAAGCAAAACACTTATTTACTTACACCTCGTTCGGTTTAGTCTGTTGTATTTGCTGCCGACAATTAAGTGTTCTGCTTACATTCCTTTCTGTCGAGCAACAATGCCACCACATCTTTCAGTTCGGCTCATTGCTACTTCAGGCTCAATATgaaatgtgtgagaaggaactgcagatgctggtttacaccaaagataggcataatgtgctggaataactcagtggatcaggcaacatctctggagaaaaggaatagatgcgtttcgggtcgagatgccctgaagaaaggtcttgatccgaaacgtcaccaattccttttctccagcgatgctgcataacccagagttactccagcattttttgtctatcttcaaaattaaATGTAATGGTTTTGGAGACTAACATTTACACCTTCTCTGGGAGCTTTTTTGCCTTTTCTACAACCTGTTGCCATGCTCTTTTTGACGTACACCATGATTCCTCCTGTTCTTTAATTCTATTGTTCCAGTTTAATCATAACAGAAGTGGAAAGAGTCAACAACTtcctcaccaccgatgtcaggctaactggtctataattccctgttttctctttcgctcctttcttcaagttcctgggcatgcatatcactgaagatctgtcctggacccagcacattgatgcaatgctGCAAGGTAAGTCCACCAATGGCTCTACTTCCgtagagattcagtatgtcgacgaatactctcttgaaccacTTTCAGTGTACAGTAGTGAACATATTGATAggctgcatcatagcttggtttggcaatctaacgcccaggaatgaaggagattacgaaAAGGAGTGAACACTATCCAGTCCATCAAGGGTACTGATTTCCCCACCATCATAGGAATCTACAGGTGACACTGATTCAAAAACGcacccagcatcatcaaggacccacactacCTTGGCAacactctcattttactcctgccatcgggaagaagtataggagcctgaaaactgtaatatcCAGGTTCAGATACAGCTTCTATGCAACAACCATCAAGCAATTAAAGGcttcaaactccaactaaactccaaactatgagCTGCCGATTGCACTACGGACTTtgggttttgtttttgcactatattgctttttaaaaatttattgaTCCTAGTTTTTTTTATGGTATCTACTGAGTTTTGTGT
This Rhinoraja longicauda isolate Sanriku21f chromosome 25, sRhiLon1.1, whole genome shotgun sequence DNA region includes the following protein-coding sequences:
- the LOC144605685 gene encoding uncharacterized protein LOC144605685 isoform X1; its protein translation is MGRSKDLSDFAKGQIVMARRLGQSISKTARLVGCSRSAVVSTYRQWSEEGQTTNRRQGVGRPRLIDARGQRRLSRLVRTDRRSTVAQVTEKFNGGHGRNVSQHTVHRTLLSMGLRSRRPVRVHTEDQQQISTKMSESKVVIKNADMPEEMQQEAVECGTQAPEKYNIEKDIAAYIKKCGGLSHFGFEPSLVGLELSHGLDVTWADQSRGRGGGPSCVDGEQSNCS